The nucleotide sequence AATATTTTAGGAATTTTATTAGGAATTTTCTTATTGTTTAATCCAATTTCTTCTGCGTTGACATTAAGCTTTTTAGTTGGATTCTATTTTATGTTATTTGGTATCACACATATCGTCTATGCATTTAGATAAGTAAAATCAAACAAATAAAAAAGCCGGCTTCCGATTACAGTTTTACTGTTGTAATTGGAAGCCGGCTTTTTTATCATGGACAAATATGCACGAGGTGATTTTTAGGTGTCGAGACAAATTTATGCAAAAATGTGAGAAGCTATATACACAAATTTTATCTTAATACTCGAAGCATAGCGCAGTTGTCACAACCTCTTTTCATATAATTCATTCAATACTGGCAAATCATGGACTTCATATTTTTCTTTGAATGCTTGGATTTCTTCTTCAGAATATTTTCTTGGATCTAAATGCAGATCTTCTACTGGCAATGGGCGCTTGTTATTGATCTTCACATCGATTACTACAGGACGATCTGATTTTGCAGCTGCATCAAAGGCAAATCGAAGTTGCGAGTATTCTGTGACTGTAAAGCTATTTGCCCCGAGCGCTTCTCCAACTTTACCGAAATCTGCATCTTCTAAAAATACACCAAATTTCTTTTGTTCCGTATCTTCTTGTTCTGCTTCGATGAAACCAAAAGAATCATTCGAAAAGACAACATTAATAATTGGAAGCTGATATTTGACTTGTGTAATGATATCTTGCATGACCATAGCAAACCCGCCATCACCACTTAAGGTAAATACTTGTTTTTCTGGGTAGCTTAGTTGTGCGGCAATTCCTCCTGGCACACCATTACCCATAGTTGCGAACCATCCAGATGTCGTATGTTTTTGTTTACCGTTCATATTCAATAAACGAATAGAATGGATAGTCGTGTTACCGACATCTGTGACGAAAATCGCATCGTCTTCAGCAATACGATTGATTTCTTTATAGACAGCCTCTGGACGAATCGGTTCTTCCTCTCGATCTTCAAAAGATTTCAACCAATTTACCCATTTTTCTTTATTTTCTTGATTTGCTAGGTACCAGCTATCAGCAGGGCGAGCATCCCCTAACTCGACAAGTCTTTGCAAAGCTGTGTTTGCATCACCGAGGATCGACAAAGATGTTTCATGGCGTCGTCCAAATTTTGACGCATCGATATCGATTTGGATAAATTCAGCAGTTGGATTAAAAAATGCACGTCCAAATGGGAAGTCGCTACCGACAAATAAGATCAGATCGGCTTCTGCCAATGCTTCATTTCCGGGTTTAGTAGCGACACGTCCAGCAAAACCAAGAAAGTTTTCATAATCATCAGGAATAATTCCTTTTGCTAGAACGGAAGCGACAACAGGAACTGAAAAATGTTCTGAGAATTCTTTGATTTGCGGAAATCCGTTTCGCGTTCCTTGACCAACATAAAGAACTGGTTTTTTTGCTTTTTCAAGATAAGGCAAAGCAGCTAGCAAATCTTTTTCTTC is from Enterococcus faecium and encodes:
- the spxB gene encoding pyruvate oxidase, which encodes MSKINAGIAMVKVLESWGIDHIYGIPGGSFNSIMDALYQEKTEINYIQVRHEEVGALAAAADAKLTGKVGAVFGSAGPGATHLINGLYDAQMDHVPLVAFLGQVASTSMNYNSFQELNENPIFADVSVYNRTVMTPQSLPHVVDEAIKAAYEHKGVAIVTIPVDLGFEEIDEQPFSTAHTHKTSVILPEEKDLLAALPYLEKAKKPVLYVGQGTRNGFPQIKEFSEHFSVPVVASVLAKGIIPDDYENFLGFAGRVATKPGNEALAEADLILFVGSDFPFGRAFFNPTAEFIQIDIDASKFGRRHETSLSILGDANTALQRLVELGDARPADSWYLANQENKEKWVNWLKSFEDREEEPIRPEAVYKEINRIAEDDAIFVTDVGNTTIHSIRLLNMNGKQKHTTSGWFATMGNGVPGGIAAQLSYPEKQVFTLSGDGGFAMVMQDIITQVKYQLPIINVVFSNDSFGFIEAEQEDTEQKKFGVFLEDADFGKVGEALGANSFTVTEYSQLRFAFDAAAKSDRPVVIDVKINNKRPLPVEDLHLDPRKYSEEEIQAFKEKYEVHDLPVLNELYEKRL